The genomic window GACCCTTTTCGGCAAAGTTTTTGTACTGACGGAGGTCAAAGTAGAAGCGGGCGTTGCGATTTTTCTCCACAACCTCCCAGGCACGTTCGCTCAGGGCGATGAAGGATAGCCCTGGTGGAACCGCGAGGCATTTCTGGGAGCCACCAAGGACGACATCAACACGCCAGGCATCCATCTGTAACTCATCAATACCAAGACCGGCAATGGCATCAACAATGAGAATGCGGTTCAATCGGTGACAGATTTCGGCAAAGGACTTTATGTCGTGAACGACCCCGGTTGAGGTTTCGGTGAGGGTGGTGAAGACGCAGCGGGCAGCGTCGTTGCCTTTCAATTTCCTCTCCAGTTCATCAGGGGGGATCGTTTCTCCATAAGGACGGGAGAGCTCATCAACATAACCACCAAAGCGGATGGCAAGTTCCCGCCAGCGCTCGCCGAACTTGCCGGCATGCGCCACGATTACCCTTTCATTGGGATTTATCAGATTGGCGACCGCTGCTTCCATCGCGCCGGTGCCTGATGCGGTTAAGATGTAAACCGGTCTTGAGGTCAGAAATACCTGCTGCAGGCCTTTTACGACCGAATTGAGCAGTTTGCCAAACGACTCCTCTCGGTGATATATTAGGTCATTGGCAAGGGCTTTCAGATACTCTTTAGGGACCGCTACCGGTCCGGGCGTATAAAGTTTGTATTGCGGTTTAATCATATAATGTCTCCTTGCTTTTCTTAACGGCACAAAACTCGCCACACATTGTGCAGGCATTCTCGGTATGGGAACGCTGCACGGCAAAGATTGTTTTTGCCCGTTCAGGGTCGATACTCTTGGCAAGCATTTTTTTCCACTGGAGGGCGGCGCGATAACGGGAAAGGTCTTTGTCCCATTTCAGCGCCTTGGGATGGTGCCGGGCAATATCGGCAGCGTGAGCGGCAATGCGAGCGGCAATTACCCCTTCCCGAACATCCTCAATATCCGGCAGACCAAGGTGTTCCGATGGGGTAACGTAGCAGAGAAAATCGGCACCAAGCCAACCTGCGACTGCGCCCCCGATTGCACCGGCAATGTGGTCGTAACCACAGGCGACATCGGTCACGAGTGGACCGAGGACATAAAACGGGGCACCGTTACATATGGTCTTTTCGAGCCGAACATTGGCTTCAACCTGGTCAAGGGGAATGTGTCCGGGTCCCTCCACCATTACCTGCACACCAGTGGCTCGTGCCCGCTGGACAAGTTCGCCGATGGTAATTAGCTCTCGGATCTGGGCTTCGTCAGTGGCATCTGCTATGGCACCTGGGCGAAGACCGTCACCAAGAGAAAGGGTGGCGTGATACTCCTTTGCCAACTGGAGAAGTTCGTCGTAATATTCGTAAAGTGGGTTTTCCTTTCGATTGTAACGCATCCATTCAATCATCATCACACCACCCCGGCTGACAACACCGCAGAGTCTGGGTCGGGACAAGAGCGGTTTGATATTTTCTTTAGTAATCCCACAATGCACGGTGATGAAGTCCACGCCATCCTCGAGATGCTTTTCGATTACTTTGAATATTTCTTTGACAGTGGCTTGGGGAAACGATCGGTGGTGTTTCCTCGCTTCCAAAGCCACTTGATATATCGGTACCGTTCCCACCGGCACCGAGGCTGAGTTCAGGATGGTTTGACGCAGTTCGTCAACATCCCCACCTACCGATAGGTCCATTACCGTATCAGCGCCAGCCGCAATTGCTGTGCGGAGTTTTTCCAGTTCCATTTCGATGTCGATTCTGTCTGGTGATGTCCCGAGATTGGCATTTACTTTAACCCGCATCTTTTCACCAACCGCTACAGGTGCTATCCGTCTCTTTTTATTCTTCATTATCACCACCCGTCCAGACTCAACCAATTTCATTAACTCTGTAGGTTTCACACCCTCTGTGCGAGCGATGAGTTCAATCGTTTTTCTGTCCATTTTTCAGTTCCTCTACCGTCACGGTCTGTTCGGTGCTGTCACCATAACGCAATGTTACTTGTTTGGTCAAATGATTGACCGCGATTACCGTAGCGATGCCATAGGTGGTTTCGACCTGTGAACCCACAGATGGATAACTAGCAACTTGATAATCACTTTTTTCAAAACTGAGACAACAGAGCAGTTTTCCGCATAATCCGGAGATCTTGGTTGGTTCCACAAAGAGGTTCTGCTGTCGCGCCATCCGCAGCGTAATTGGTTTAAACTCCTTGAGAAACTGTTTGCAGCAGACAACCCGACCACAGATACCCAAACCACCAAGCAAACGGGTGTGGTCACGGACACCAATCTGTTTTATTGCCACTCTCATATTGAGCGCTGAGGCGATGGCTTTATGAAGTATCCGGAAGTTCAATCTTTCCTCGGCAACAAAATAGAAGCAGATTTTTCTCTTGTCCAGTCGCAAGTGAGCGCCCACGACTTGCATATCGAGTTTATACTCATCACGTAACTGGCGGAAAAGTTCAATCGCCTGTGCTACCTTGGCATCAAGGGCTGCACGGTTGTGGAGGTCCGTTTCTGTTGCCCGGCGCTGGATAACACCCTCAACCGGTCTTATACCGGCAGGGGCGAGCGCAACCAGTCTGCCCATATCTTCGCCATCATCGTCCCCGACCACAACCCAATCCCCCGGTTTCACTTCGAGTTCTGGTGGTAAGGCACACCAGTCTGCTTTAAAAAGATTGAACTGAACAAGACCTATCTGTTTGCCCTGAGGATGGAGGTGCGATTCTGAACCAATCGTTGCTTCCATAAAATTTAATTTAATGAAATTCCTCCTGTTCCTGAGGTGTCAAGAGGTGTTCCAACCCGGTTGATGGTTCATCAGGACTATTGCTCCAGACAAGCCGGTAGTTCCCATCCCCGCGCAGGTCAATAAAGATGAATTTAAGTCCCTCTTGGTAATAAAACCAGTACTCTCGTGGTTTAATTTCCATTTCGATGGTCTTTCTCTCCACTGCGTCCGGTTCACCATATTTGACATATATTCTGCCCCGGTCGGTTTTAACACCGGGGGTCCGGGCAGTTTTAAAGCGGTTTTCCGCTGTTTCCATTCTGCGCACAAATTCGGTTAAATTATGCCTTGACCAGAACCAGGCGAGGTATGCCTCCTTGCCAGAGTCAGAAAGGGTTTGATAGTAGGCAAGTTCACCAGGGGTGGCGATATATTGGAGTTCACGATAATAGCGTTCCTCTCTCGGAGTGATGGTAAACTGGTAAGGTTGGTGATCACCTGTGGCTCTGATTGTAGAGGCAATCGTCAGTTCCCTTTCACCGTGCAGGGTCTGGTTAGAACTGGCGTCAGAGACATCGATGACCAAGAGGTAGGAATCTGGCATTAGGCTATCAATGGTGAGCTCCACACAAACAGCACCTTTCCAGGCGGTTTTCCTGCGGGGGATGGGGGCGGAGCTGAGAAGGGTGTCTCTCCTATTGGTTTTAATGAGATGGTACCGAACCTGATAGTCCTGAGAATCGGGCTTCAAACCATAGGTCTCGAAATAGGCATAGATTTTTCTTCTCTCGCCAGAGAGAAAACGTCTGCCGGGATTAGGGATGACCGCAAACCCGCCGGTTGTGCTGTCGGTAAAGATACCGCTCCCGAGTTGAATTGAACTCAAAGCCCCCCCTTCATTAAAGTTCGGGACTCTTATTGTATCGATTACCATGCCACTATGGACGGAGTCAAAAACAGTTATCTTGACCTCATACAAGCCAGGTGAAGCGATGACGCTGAACTGGTCGATGAAGGTCCTCTGGGTAGCCGCTGCCTCCTGAAAGCTTCTTATGCGAGCGCGCTTTTGAATTGTGCCCGATTCCCGAAATTGGTTGTCCAACCCATTCATTTCAAAACTGACATTAAAAAAGGCTGTCAAATAGTCTTCTATCTCTTGGAAGTTTAACTGGTCATAGGCGATCCCGTAATAAAACTCGACTCGGGCTGAATCACCCTGATGGTGAAATAGCGCCCAGTCAAAGTCAAACCTGAGGGAGTCGAAGGCGGCAAATACGAGAAGGGGAATCAAAACAGGAGGCATTAATTTCCTCCCTGTACGAGGACAAACTGCCCTGACCCGTATCGGTCGACAAAGATAAAGGTTCGGTTCTCTCGATAATAATGCCAGATTTCCTCAGCCGGACGGTCAATTTCAAACGGTCGGTATTCAATTTGGTCAGGTGGTCCGTAGGTAATATAAATCCTCGCCCGATCACTTCTATATCCCCGGTCACCTTTGCTATACCGCTGTTCACAATAATTAATGCGTTCAAAATACTCCTCTTCTCTTTCATTGAGTTCGGTCGATGGGTTGGGGTCCTTGTTCTGCCAGAATTCATCCCACGCCTCTTTTCGGAATTCCTTTTTAGTCTTTTTAAGTTTTTTCATCTCCTCGTAGGTG from candidate division WOR-3 bacterium includes these protein-coding regions:
- a CDS encoding alanine--glyoxylate aminotransferase family protein, with product MIKPQYKLYTPGPVAVPKEYLKALANDLIYHREESFGKLLNSVVKGLQQVFLTSRPVYILTASGTGAMEAAVANLINPNERVIVAHAGKFGERWRELAIRFGGYVDELSRPYGETIPPDELERKLKGNDAARCVFTTLTETSTGVVHDIKSFAEICHRLNRILIVDAIAGLGIDELQMDAWRVDVVLGGSQKCLAVPPGLSFIALSERAWEVVEKNRNARFYFDLRQYKNFAEKGQTPWTPAISILYALNFALQKLNRKGIKTNWREKEQIASFVRQEVQKLGLSIFPQRPSNALTVIRLPEKVDGTKIVEYCKKRHKILLANGQAELRGKVVRIGHMAPVTKAEMRRVLGYFAEAYKKISRGSA
- the thiC gene encoding phosphomethylpyrimidine synthase ThiC codes for the protein MDRKTIELIARTEGVKPTELMKLVESGRVVIMKNKKRRIAPVAVGEKMRVKVNANLGTSPDRIDIEMELEKLRTAIAAGADTVMDLSVGGDVDELRQTILNSASVPVGTVPIYQVALEARKHHRSFPQATVKEIFKVIEKHLEDGVDFITVHCGITKENIKPLLSRPRLCGVVSRGGVMMIEWMRYNRKENPLYEYYDELLQLAKEYHATLSLGDGLRPGAIADATDEAQIRELITIGELVQRARATGVQVMVEGPGHIPLDQVEANVRLEKTICNGAPFYVLGPLVTDVACGYDHIAGAIGGAVAGWLGADFLCYVTPSEHLGLPDIEDVREGVIAARIAAHAADIARHHPKALKWDKDLSRYRAALQWKKMLAKSIDPERAKTIFAVQRSHTENACTMCGEFCAVKKSKETLYD
- the ricT gene encoding regulatory iron-sulfur-containing complex subunit RicT gives rise to the protein MEATIGSESHLHPQGKQIGLVQFNLFKADWCALPPELEVKPGDWVVVGDDDGEDMGRLVALAPAGIRPVEGVIQRRATETDLHNRAALDAKVAQAIELFRQLRDEYKLDMQVVGAHLRLDKRKICFYFVAEERLNFRILHKAIASALNMRVAIKQIGVRDHTRLLGGLGICGRVVCCKQFLKEFKPITLRMARQQNLFVEPTKISGLCGKLLCCLSFEKSDYQVASYPSVGSQVETTYGIATVIAVNHLTKQVTLRYGDSTEQTVTVEELKNGQKND
- a CDS encoding GWxTD domain-containing protein translates to MPPVLIPLLVFAAFDSLRFDFDWALFHHQGDSARVEFYYGIAYDQLNFQEIEDYLTAFFNVSFEMNGLDNQFRESGTIQKRARIRSFQEAAATQRTFIDQFSVIASPGLYEVKITVFDSVHSGMVIDTIRVPNFNEGGALSSIQLGSGIFTDSTTGGFAVIPNPGRRFLSGERRKIYAYFETYGLKPDSQDYQVRYHLIKTNRRDTLLSSAPIPRRKTAWKGAVCVELTIDSLMPDSYLLVIDVSDASSNQTLHGERELTIASTIRATGDHQPYQFTITPREERYYRELQYIATPGELAYYQTLSDSGKEAYLAWFWSRHNLTEFVRRMETAENRFKTARTPGVKTDRGRIYVKYGEPDAVERKTIEMEIKPREYWFYYQEGLKFIFIDLRGDGNYRLVWSNSPDEPSTGLEHLLTPQEQEEFH